One window of the Trifolium pratense cultivar HEN17-A07 linkage group LG2, ARS_RC_1.1, whole genome shotgun sequence genome contains the following:
- the LOC123906367 gene encoding protein NONRESPONDING TO OXYLIPINS 2, mitochondrial-like — protein MAWRSGSLARSIFSAARTIPSRSSVQHSSASSIRSHLLHPRRPLLTVPRTLGILACTQSLMPLHNADAAARLTSHISVELRACCELSQGT, from the exons ATGGCGTGGCGCTCCGGATCTCTGGCGAGATCGATATTCTCCGCCGCAAGAACAATACCAAGTCGTTCATCTGTTCAACATTCTTCTGCGTCTTCCATTCGTTCTCATCTTCTTCACCCTCGCCGCCCCCTTCTTACTGTTCCTAG gaCATTGGGAATTCTCGCTTGCACACAGTCGTTGATGCCGTTGCATAATGCCGATGCCGCCGCTCGTCTCACTTCTCACATTTCTGTTGAATTGCGCGCTTGTTGCGAATTGTCTCAGG GTACTTGA